The sequence below is a genomic window from Oncorhynchus nerka isolate Pitt River linkage group LG7, Oner_Uvic_2.0, whole genome shotgun sequence.
GTCAATGCAATGCCTGTCATCCTCAGTTCTTCATATTCTGTTATGCAAGTTGCACTAAGGAGCTTACCCATTAGCTCAATGGTATGTCAAGAGACATTTGCTTCATAATGCAACCTGTACTAAAACCCCTCATTTGAATTGCTTGGACAAGGTGGTGGCTGGGGAAACATTACAACAACTAGGTAGTCAATCCATGCCACAATAGAACATTGCAGGAAGTTCACTTTTCACACTGAGGCCCCTAAAAATATTTCCAGGTTACACCAAGACAGCATCTGTACCATTTCATGTGATAGCATGAAGTTCAATGAGAGTATAGGGAAAGTACTAAATCCACAAAAAAATGCTGCCAGGTGACATCTTTCCACTTGCCAAGAAAAAGTGCCTGTCTGGCTCACACAAGACAGGGCTTGCAACTGGTCCATTACACAAAGTAGGAGCTTTGAGAAAGCACTGGAACACAATTCACCGGGTTTAGTACAGGTTGATTATTTTCAGCTGAAATACAGGCTGTAAGAGTAGAGGAACTGAGGGAACATGCTGTTGCTGAAAACAGCCATTGAGCACAAATTTAATCTCAACATGGCAGAGATGCCGCAGAAGATGCAAACAAGCTTCATTTCTTCCACACGCTTCCAAACTTGGCCGACCGGAGCAAAACCCATCTACTTCACTCTCCCTGATGACAACTACAGCAACCAGTGGAAAAACCCACACTTAACTAGGCCCTATTAGTGTTGGAATCCATTTGGAATACATTACCATTTCGTTGGGCATCATGGCTCCCCCAGTGCTGGGTCCCCCCATGCCTTGGTGTCCCATGGGGAACTTCTGGTTGGGTGAGCCAAATTGATTGTCTAGTAGGGACAACAGGACTAAACGTCATACATTAAAATGAGAGTCAGGGCAGCTTAAGGGGCAATGTCGTCATATGCTTTTATAAAAGCAGTCAAACTAGGTACTCTCGTTTCAAAACACATTTCTGGGTCAAGCTGAAAATCAAGATATGGGttgcaagaacaactcaaattaCAATTCATGAAAACAAATCGTTATAAGATACTCACCAGCCATGCCCATGGAGCCACCCTGAGTCATTCTCATATCCCTCTGAAATCAAGACAGTAAGACGCAGCTCAGTTGCAAATGTCAAGGTCTGAATGGTTGTATGATAACCTGAGCAGAGTAACTTACATTGTCCATGAAGTTGCCACTCCTGTATGCCTCCTCACGCTTGCGGCGCATTTGCTCCTCAATCTCCCTCTGGCGAAGCATCTCTTCCTCACGTATGCGACGCTCCTCCTCCTGCCTGTTATGCACACTGCCAAGTTTCAGTAACATTCCAATGAATAAATTGTGGAACAAACAGTAACTCAAACCAGTTTCAATACCTGAGCTGCATCTCTTTCCTCTTCTGCATCTCTGCACTGTGCATCTCTTCCATGCGCCGTAGTTCCTCCTCCCGCCTCAGCAGATCTAAACAGAGTGCAAGAACATACATGTAAGACAATGCTAAAAGCTTTTCCATTTTGAAAAGTGGTCGTTTGTCCCAAGCTAAACTTGCCTTGGCGGATCATGTTGGCCTGGTGCACATGGAACGCAtcgtccatctctccctccagttTCTCACGGGCTTCGCGGATGTTCTTCTCCacctgctgccgctgctgcttcTCCATGTCATCCAGGGACTTCCAGCGCTTAGAATATTCAAACTCAAATGTGCCAGGACGGGCAAACCTGGGCGGTTCCTCCCGCTCCCTGCAGCCACAAGTTGTTAGAATAGAAAGTTGTAACCAAGACGTGCATAGAGGGGTACTCAACATGGGTAATCATTTAATCAGAAAATCAACTGAAATCGATttttaacctaacctaacctcttgagtgtagggggcagtattttgatgtttggatgaaaaacatacccatactaaactgcctatttctcaggcccagaatctagaatatgcatataattgtcagattggGATACAAAACCCTCTAAAGtgtccaaaactgtcaaaatattgtctgtgagtataacagaactgatattgcatgcGAAAAACTTAGGAAAATCAAACCCGGAAGTGGCCTCTATTTTGAAAGcgccatgttccatagcctgccttcactccatttaaagggatatcaaccagattccttttcctatggcttccccatggtgtaaacagtctttagacagtttcaggcttttattttgaaaaatcaCATCCATTTTCTCGCTCTACTATTGAAGCTACATTCCCGGTTGAattattatcgattatatattgtaaaaacaaccgaggattgattataaaaaacgtttgaaatgtttctaacaTTACGGATACATTTTGGAATTTGTGAcagctcgagcctgtggatttctgaacataacacaccaacaaaatggaggtattttgaatataaaattattcTTTATGGAAcatgaacatttattgtgtaactgggagtctcgtgcgtgcaaacatccgaagatcaaaggtaagcaaATTAATTGACAGCTAGCagccaatctacttggctgctagctgtttgtaatattatCTACTGAGAGACTATAtctactttcggcccgtcattggacactgtgctatctaacctccaaacgagcttcaatgccatacaacactccttccgtggcctccaactgctcttaaacgctagtaaaaccaaatgcatgcttttcaaccgatcgctgcctgcacccgcatgcccgactagcatcaccaccctggatggttccgaccttgaatatgtggacatctataagtacctaggtgtctggctagactacaaactctccttccagactcacatcaaacatctccaatcgaaaatcaaatcaagagtcggctttctattccacaacaaagcctccttcactcacgccgccaagcttaccctagtaaaactgactatcctaccgatcctcgacttcggcgatgtcatctacaaaatggcttccaacactctactcagcaaactggatgcagtctatcacagtgccatccgttttgtcactaaagcactttataccacccaccactgcgacttgtatgctctagtcggctggccctcgctacatattcatcgccagacccactggctccaggtcatctacaagtccatgctaggtaaagctccgccttatctcagttcactggtcacgttggcaacacccatccgtagcacgcgctccagcaggtgtatctcattgatcatccctaaagccaacacctcattcggccgcctttcgttccagtactctgctgcctgtgactggaacgaattgcaaaaatcgctgaagttggacttttatctccctcaccaacttcaaacatcagctatctgagcaggtaaccgatcgctgcagctgtacataatctattggtaactagcccacccattttcacctacctcatccccatactgttttatttatttacttttctgctcttttgcacaccaatatatctacctgtacatgaccatctgatcatttatcactccagtgttaatctgcaaaattttaatttttcgcctacctcatgccttttgcacacattgtatatatactcccccctttttttctactgtgttattgacttgttaattgtttactccatgtgtaactctgtgttgtctgttcacactgctatgctttatcttggccaggtcacagttgcaaatgagaacttgttctcaactagcctacctggttaaataaaggtgaaataaaaaaataaaaaagaagtgcttacataaacgcttggtatgctttcgcctaaaagctttattgaaatctgacacgccaggtggattaacaacaagctaagctgtgttttgctataatgcacttgtgatttcaagaaaactaaatatttttagtaatttaatttgaatttggcgctctggaATCCAGCGgtggttgacgaaaatgatcccgctaacgggatgggtgcatcaagaagttaacaGCTGTCTCATCTACCAACCCAACATCTGGTAAGCACTTTAGCTCAACGAGTCCCACCTTAACGAATGCCCGTTTTGGACTTATAATCCTTCTTAAACATTGTGTTTGAGCTACAGAGTTGTGGCACTGGATTGGTCTATTTCTGCACCCGTAGATAGCAACCATTTGTCTGTGTGATTAACGGGGGCTGAGCTAGAGCTGTGTTGGTGAGAAATGGGCAGATCTCTAAGGGGCCTGTTTTTTTATAACCCCTTTTTTTGTGATATCCAAGTGGTAGTAGTTAGTctcgtctcatcgctgcaactcccgtacgggagaggcgaaggtcgagagccacgcgtcctccaaaaacaaccaagccgcactgctccttgacacaatgcacatccaacccggaagccaatgtgttggaggaaacaccgtacacctggcgacctggtcagcatgcactgcgcccgccACTGGGTCCAGATTTTTAATACAAACTATTAAAAGCGGAGACTCACGAACACGTTACACGTTCTGCTCTACGGTTCATACAAATTCATTTGTGGCGGGTTTTTGCTTTGGCTGTGCttatttttattgacatttgTCAATAAAACTCAGGAATGCAACAGTTTGTGtctaaatgttttttaaatgttgtttTCTACTTGAAACCCTTGTTGTCCTGAAAAGAAAATGGTATTACACTTCATTGTTGGGGCAAATATGGACATGCAGAGACATGAAAAGCAGATTGCTGGAATCTCAGTAATGATAGGACTAGCAGCGCAGTTTGCATGAAAAGATCCGCCCTGGCAGCACCTGGCTACAATAGCTATATTTCCAATTCTCACCTCAACTCAAAATGAGCATAACATCAAAAGGTATACTGTGGGTGTGGTAATAAAACAAAATATGCACACCTATCAAGCACAAAATCCCATATGCTATTGAATTAAAGCCATTTAGTTATATGAAGTGAGGGTTACTTATGATAGTTGTGGTTCTTCTGTGCCAGTTTCTCTGGTAGACCATCCTCATCATCATATTGTTCAAGAGGCTCAACGACAATTGGACGAGGTGACCTAAGACATTAAGAGTATCAATTACAGCGTAACCGCATGAGCCATTAGGAGAAAGCTTCATGTGCATTTCATGTTCTACTTAAAGTTGCCAAATAGATGTATACAACTTACGTGGTGAGCAAGAAGACGCCATCGTTGCAACGATCCAGGGCCTTTCGTGCAGCAGGCTTAGAGGCAAATTCAACAATGCCCTTGCCAGTGGAGCGCCCGCGATCATCTACAATTaccacagctctctctaccactccaaaCTGGGAGAAGGCCTCCTCCAGTAGCTCATTGGAAACAAAGGGTGACAAGTTCTTCACAGACAGTGCAGCAGAGTGAGTTGCGAAGCGCACCCGAAGAGGTCTGCCTTTCATGGGCACATCATCCAGTTCAGCTTTAGCTATCTCAGCCAATGCACGGGATTCCTGGAATGGTAGAAATGCTTTTAAACTGTAACTAGAGGGGGCACTAAACACCAAAAAATACTTTATGGTAGAGCCAACTACTAAAATGACAATGGTTATGCAAACACAGTGTGGTGCACTTACCAGGCGTATGAAGCCAAAGCCTTTGTTTTTGTTGATGAAAATCTCACTGGGCTCGCCATACTTCGCAAACAGCTTCTTGAACGTGTCATCTGAGATATCATTGGGAAGGTTGCCAATGAAAAGGCGGCATCGTTGAGTGTATGTCTTCTCGCCAGGTCTGCGCAGCGATGACAGCGTCGCTCTCAactcctacagacagagacaacgTTCAGTTTCAaatactaaaatgtaaatgatagTGTTACTTGAAATTAACCTTAATCGTAATTAAACAAAACCAAAATGTAAAAGTAGTTGGGATAAGATTAACTATTTGGATTGTATGAAATTATCATGGGGACAAAGGATCCAGTTAGTACTAGCTAGCTAGGGTATATGCATGTTACTCAACCGTTCTACACCCCCCACAGTTGAAGAAAAAGGCCCAAATTTTAGTTTACGTCTTCTCAGTGGATTCTTCCATGCGCTTGTTAACCGCGTCGTGTGGATGCATATATATAAATCAGCTTTCAGTAACATTGTCGAAATGTACCCGtggtttaattattattttttatatttacaCCGTCGTCGCTAGATTCACACAAAATGGCCGACGTGTCTCCCATGTAACAGTTAGCCACCTAGCTTAATTAGCTAACGTTCGCTGGCTAACTCCGCAACGCGTTTTGAACGGAAAGCTTTACTAGCTCAGTGGGTCCAATTGTATTTAACATAACACAGCTCCATAGCTAATATTAGCTAAAATACAGTAGTTAGTTAACATACTAATTACGGAATGTTA
It includes:
- the LOC115131677 gene encoding splicing factor, proline- and glutamine-rich-like, with product MSRDRFNINIRGNNRGAGFQRRGAGPGGPMRGGMGNLNNFRQNQHPFQRGPHPGNFGKPPNQIRPMTPQKPLPPTISQPGAQPIRPPPTPGPALTMKGPVQQQQAAAAAAPPVPVAAPPVTVAAPPVTVAAPPAPTATTPATAAPAAAPPAVATAPPKAATAPPKAAAAPPKAAATPPTAAAPTGQPKMQSPPPKPVPPKPAISSPPPNQMKKPALSSPPPNQMNRNQQRAGPGNANGNGHKSAPFNKKPEPQTQNTQMEAEEAQHPKELRATLSSLRRPGEKTYTQRCRLFIGNLPNDISDDTFKKLFAKYGEPSEIFINKNKGFGFIRLESRALAEIAKAELDDVPMKGRPLRVRFATHSAALSVKNLSPFVSNELLEEAFSQFGVVERAVVIVDDRGRSTGKGIVEFASKPAARKALDRCNDGVFLLTTSPRPIVVEPLEQYDDEDGLPEKLAQKNHNYHKEREEPPRFARPGTFEFEYSKRWKSLDDMEKQQRQQVEKNIREAREKLEGEMDDAFHVHQANMIRQDLLRREEELRRMEEMHSAEMQKRKEMQLRQEEERRIREEEMLRQREIEEQMRRKREEAYRSGNFMDNRDMRMTQGGSMGMADNQFGSPNQKFPMGHQGMGGPSTGGAMMPNEMRNERNFPQGGRGGLGPNNQGFGRVREEFDGPAKKPRF